aaatattttatatttatatatatgtcgtGTCTCGATATTTTAAATTCGCTTGTCTGCGTATCTAGTATCGTGTCATATTCTGATTTTGTATCAGTATCATGCATCATACACGGTAACAAAGTTTTAACCGAATAGAAATTAGATCTCaatgcttttcctttttttcatatatagaaatcagatctcaattccttttcttttcttttatatattcaaCAAGATAACACgaaaaatagtatatatattataaatgagTTCACAAAATAATCAACTAGCTAAAGCAAGACTTATATATAGAAGAATGATTAACCAACAATATTCACCTGCTTCCTATGGCTGCGTGAAGCTTAATGATTAGATCTTCTTCCTGGGATGTAAACGTGTCTTGCTTAAGATCAGGTCTGAGATAATTAGTCCACCGGAACCTGCAACTCTTTCCACACCTCTTGAGCCCTGCGTCAATAATGGCCCCAAATGCAACACATATAATTAAGAAGATTTCAAATCTCAGCAATATATTCTACAAAAACATTTGCATATTAGAAAATTGATTTTGCAACCATAGTCAATTAAAAATAAgggtattattattataatcgATTTGACATTACAGTTAATTGTGAAGTTTTGTTCTATATAATTCATTTTAGACAATCCTACGGGAGTTCCAAAACACGCATCTGGTAAACTATCGATTAATAATTATATGTTGTTCATTAGATAAGCATCCTTTCGCatccaacaaattaaataaaatgaaaaaaaaaatgttactagCCATTACAAGAAATCACATGTTCATTGGAACTTATTACCAAGAACAACAATAATTCTAATTGACTCATTAAAATTTGCAGAAAAGGTTCTCTTCAAACCATAATTTTTTGCATTTCCAAAATTCGAATTAGGAAAATGATGAGAACTTACTACCATGATAAACCAAATCCCACACTGCTATGTTATTAATTACTATTAGTCTATTAAACAGTCAATAAATCTCGTTGACAAATAGTGAATTCAACATTACTAGTGAAGGCCAggtagaaataataaaattaattccaTTAACTAGAATTCTTAAAACAATGCTAACCCGCTTTTTTTGGGACAGAAGTCCAGTTACTAGGTCCATGCTTTGACACAAATGCAACTATCTTTGCATCTTCTTCTGGACTCCAAACACCccttttgacactaattttgtCATAGCCCTGAGACCTCaccatttcttttttatttcccTATTAATCCAAAGTCACAGGGGATTCAAAGCAACGCCTAAGAATTGCAtatgaaaggaaaaaaagaaaagaaaagaaaataggaaGTGTAAGATAAGCACATAAACAAGTAAACAACAAGTATGCTAATTATTATGTGGCTTCAAGTAATAACTTTGTTCTTCAAGACACTCTTTGCAATGAAAGATAGTATAGGACGAGATGGGTTTAAAAGTATAATTACAAGTAATTAGGTAAGCAAAAAAAGCATGAGAGAATTGTTATGAATTAAACTTAATTTGCATGATGATTGGTATCAAAGATAACATCACTCTTAACCCAGTAATACTAATCACATGCTTGGCTCTAGTAGCATTTTGATGAGAATAGGTTTGAAACCGGTGAATTATTTGGTTAAACGTAGATTAAATTTAAGTGAATTAAATTATGATTAGAACAAACTGATTGGTTCATAAATTACTAAATTTGGTTTATGATATTTCCTCACAAGTTTGatgattgtatttttttaaactaactATTCAACTAATTAAGTTGATAATATTAAAGACTCTTTTAAATGGGTTTTCTTAAAATAGAAAGCGTTAATCCGGCCtgatatataatataacaaaattttatataaaaatttaattgttgTTTATTTGTTAAGgatgaatatttattttattataaaaatgaatatttatttttattttttatttataaaaaccagcattataaataaatattcgtTAAAGatggatattttttattttttatttataatgctGGTTTAAAATAAGTTCTAATGTAACTCATCAAAATGTTTGATTCGTCCAAATGTATGTGTTGTATGAAAATATGCCTCAAATTGATTGGAACTATATATATCCTTCAAAGTTCAATGTACCTTTTAATGGCAAAGATAATAGAAATTGCTATTCGAAATGATAGGCAACACAATTGGCCCCAAGGACCCAGCAACACACAGAAGCAGTGATTATTCAAAGACCATTACAACTATAAAAACACTGTAAAGATCAGAGGAAGAGAGTTCAACAATGAGATTTCATGCACGAATTTGTTCACTGCAGTGATAATGTCTTGTGAATTAGGCAATGTACCTTAAAACCTTCACTTATTCCTAGTTGCCATGCATATAGTTATTgttgatttattatttaattagaatTTCCTTCCAATTGTGTGCTTATCTTTTATCACGTACAGTCGTACACCATCCTAGCTTCCACCATCCAACGCTTTTTGGCATAGCTATCAGAATTAGGCCAAACCAACCAATTCAATCGAAAAACTAGTAAAATCTAATAGTCTGTCCAATTAAATTTGAACTATAAATtataggaaaagtataggttaCCAATATATtatctgccaacttctgccaactcttatttatatttgtgttttatagaagtgtgttcgtagatgtgtctaataattaatatattttaaatacatatataaagagacacatccagaaaatatatctataaagacacttctattaaacacagttataaaaaagacatttttattagacacatccatGAACACACTTCCataaaacacaattataaataagagttggcagaagttggcagataTGCTGTTGGTAATGTAGCGAAACCGTAAATTATATTGAAATTGCAATTAACTCGGTTAATGATagttaaatttattgaaaatcaaCTAACTCACATCAAACTATAGATAGTTTGGTCTATCCCGAACAAGTCCGGATGCACGAGCATTGGAAACCGAATCCAAGTAAGGCTGCACACTGATGCGTTCGCATCGATATCTTTATTGttttttcttcatgatttttgcttaatttGCTAAGAATTTCGATTGAATTAGCAATAATTTCATGATTAATAATTGAGCATTACTTTAAGTAAGTTGAATTCATTTATTATAAGAGAATTtagaagaaaattaacaagaaattaaacaaaaagaaaacaaaagataagAGCCATCAAATACAATAAGTGCAAGGCACTGGAGCAAACAGAAAGCCTTTTGAATTAAACAGAAAGTTCATTGGACACAAAGTGTTGGAAATCAAGTTTTACGTGCAACATGGAAGAGAGTAGCATGCCACGCAAAACCAATTAAGTCTCCTAGGGGCATCAAGAACTTTAACGTGAGATGTGGGAGTATTGCGGTGCAACGCCAAAATGGAATCTGTGCATACACATGACCCATGCATATGCACGACCCCATGTTCGCGTGGGACGTAATAGACGTGGGACGTGAATGCTTTTACGTAAGACATTGGctattgtgcgtacgcataaccCATACGTACGCACAACAAGAAGATTTTGAGCTATCATGTGTACGCATGATTACACTTTCGCGTAGGACATGAGTTTTTCTACGTGCAACGCCTAGAACAAACAAAGGCCATAATTGAAAGAAAACTAAACCACGTATCACGTGAGACTTTCCACGTCCAAAGTGAACTATCCAGGGAGTAATTTGTATCAAGATTTAGCTTCATGTTGCACGTGTCACGTGCGCCGTGGGATGATGGACACCTTCCAAGGACTTCAACTTAAGTCACTAAACCTtccattcttcatcacttgTGTGGTTAATCAAAGGCCTACCAATCACagcattaattgaaaataacagaaaagagaGAGATCTTTGGCTggagaaaaatattaattagttagatttgattttatttgaattttgattttattttaagtttagaatttgaattttattaggGTTAGTATTTAAGGAGAGAAGTCAGACACATTGATGATCACCATCTTCTCTTCCTCTTTGACACTCTTTACTTTTGATAATTCTAGAATTTTTCTGAAAAAcagttaaggttaggagctctattgaACACTAGCTTTTGCTACTTTTGATTTATGCATtgatatctttttaaaaaaaggttttTATTCTTCATTCTAAAGGGTTTGAATGTGCTAGAAAACAATTCTTCTCTAACTTGAATTCCTTTAACTTCTTGGAAATAATTGAATTAAGTTTGAAAACAAATTCTCACAACTCTTAAGTTTTGAACCTAGACTTGATAAGTGACATTGAATTAACTAGGAGAGATTCTTATAAATTGTGTGGCTTATAAATCAGTGGAGGTGCTTAACTCTTTTCTTAAGTAATTGACTAAGGAATTAGTGATTAATTaggttaaagagaaattgaattaccaagagattgggatttaATTACTAATGATTTGCCATAGATGTATCTTTGCGTAATCAAGGTAGAAAGTGAAAATTATTGATCCGAACATCTCAACATCTCTAAAACTTTAACTCTTTTAATCATAATAGATTTCAATACTCACTGTTTGCTTTTACATTGCTGTTATTATCTTTCAATACTCACTGTTTGCTATTACATTGTTGTTtatgttcaaacctttcaaaaacctaATTTTGATTGTCTAACTAGATTAATCGATTGactattgcttgcttaatccgttaatcctcatgggatcaaTGCTCACTCACTGTGAGTTTATTACTTGGTACggcccagtgcacttgccggtagtATTGTGATGTAAAATCCATATCAaatttttggcaccattgtcaGAGATTAATTGTGGTTAACAAACTACCAATCAATTTATTACCTAGATTATTAGACCTTTTtagcttttatttatttactatttttttattcccCCTAAAAATTCTCTTCGTCATTGTGAAGGGAgtttcaatttgattttcttgttatttttgaatatgtagAACAATAGGATTAAAGAACCTCTTCAATACAgtcctgagattgaaagaattCTTTGGCGACAAAGAAAACAAGCTAGAAATCGAAgagttgaagaagaaattgaagaggCAGTTGAAGAAGAGTTAGAATTCAACATGGCAGAGAATGCAAATCACAATGCAAATGATCTTCAACTTAGGAGAACCCTTGGATCTTTCACTACTCCTAATATAGGaaattgtggaagtagcattgTGACATCTGCTATTAATGCCAACAACTTTGTGTTGAAAGCCCCAGCTTATCACACTAGTGCAACAAAATTGTCAATTTAGTGGAAGCCCGTAGGAAGATCCTAACTTGTTCATCTCAAACTTTCTGTAAATTTGTGATACGGTCAAGACAAATGACGTCACGACTGAAGTTTATCGGTTgttgctattcccttttgctgtaagagattgGGCTAAGCAGTGGCTGGACAATCAGCGCAAGGAGAACATAGCCACATGGGAGGACTTGGTCACTAAGTTCCTAACTAAGTTCTTCCTACCTTAGAGATTAACCAAGCTCATGACCGACATTCAGACTTTCCAACAGCATGAAGGAAAgtccctttatgaagcttgggagaatTACAAAGAGATGCTCAGAAAGTGCCTTCTGAACATGTTTGTAGACTGGGTTTAACTCCAGATTTTTTATGATGGGATCACCTCCGCCTCATGTTTTCCATTGGATAATTCAGCTGGAGGATCTTTGCATATGAAGAAGACCACTGATGAAGCACTAGAGTTTATTGAAATGGTAGCCAACAATCAATACCTCTATTCCTCCGAAAGATCAATGAGAAAAGGAGTCACAGAATTAGATTCTTGGGACACTATTTTGGCCCAGAATAAAGTCATGTCACaacaaattaatgtaattactcaACACCTAGGAAGAATGCAAGTTTCAGCAGTGAGTTCTCAAGAGAATTCCTATGATAAGAGTAATAGATTATCTCAAAATGAAGGCATGGAGTATGGACAATCCTCTCTGGAGCAAGTGAATTATATGGGCAATCCTTCAAGGCCACCTCACAATGACCCCTTCTCCAAGACCTATAATTCTGGATGgaaaaatcacccaaattttgggtagAAAAATCAAGGTAAAAGGTCCAACAATTTCAACAATAACCATCAACAAAACCACTTCTAACTTCAACATAATTCCTTCAGTCCTTATCAACAACAACCATCCCCCACTCCACCATCTCAAAATCCTAAAGACTGACCAATCTTGAACTTGCAGTGGAAAAACTCTCCTAAGCCACACTTTCATTCATGAAGAGAACAAGAACCAACTTCAAGAATTAAGGTACCTCAATTAGAAATTTGGTGATACAAGTGGGCCAAATTGCTCAACAATTAACCAAACTCACTACAACATTCTCCAGTGATACAATTTCAAACTTCAGGAAAGAGTCAAGGCTATTTATTTGAGAAGTAGAAAGGTGTTGGAAAAATAGGAGAAGGAAGAGCCCACAGTCATACAAAAGAAAGAAGACTCAGAAGACACCATTCCTCAAAAGGAGAACGTGACCTCCACTCAACAGCAACACATTCAGGTTTCAAAAGCTCCACCAAAGAAAGAATTTTAGTACTTGAATACAATCCAAGCATTTCATATCCTCAAAGGCTCCAAGAGAAAAACAAAGAGAAGCAATACTTCAAATTTTTGGAGATAGATACTCTGCACATTAACATTCCATTTATAGAAGGATTTGAACAAATGTCCTTATATGCCAAATTCATAAAGGAATTATTGTCCAAGAAAAGATCCTTGAAGGAGGGCCAAACAATGGTGATGACCAAAGAGTGTAGGAAAATTATTCAAAGAAATTTaccaacaaaaaagaaagatacaGGGAGTTTTCAAATTCCTTGCACTATTGGCAACACCACCTTTGAAAAAGTACTATGTGATTTAGAGGCAAGTATTAATTTGATGCCTCTCTCTGTGATAAAGAGGCTAAAATTCAAGAGTTGAAGTCCACAAAAATAGCtctacaaatggcagacaaatcaatgaagcATGCCCATGGAATAGTTGAAAATGTCTTGATTAAAGTGGAAAAATTCTTCCTCCCAAtggattttattattcttgacaTGAAGGAAGTTGAGAATGCTCCATCATTTTAGGAAGACATTTTCTAGCCACTAAAAAATCCCTTATTGATGTTGAAAAAAGTGAATTAATGTTGAGGGTGCATGAGAAATATTtagtttttcatattttcaagaCCATGCATCACTCAAGTGATCaagaaaattgcaagaaagttaAAACTAAGGATCCAAACTTGAAGGAAGCATCTAATAAATCACTTTCAGGAGCTCTTTTTCCATgcttgaaaagaaaagaagagaaaggcaAGATGCAGCAAGTTGGAAACTTAATTAAAACTAACAAGAGCTTGCAACCAAAGCCTCTATTTGTAATCAACAAGAAACCCCTTAACATCAAACTTAAGTTTGATGACGGGTGTTCATCAAATAAGGAAGAGGCTCTCTCAAAGTTTTGGTATTGGAATCTATGCTCTACATAGCCTTAGAGAAGATGAAGGCAACAATGATGATTAAGGTGGTATCATTTCCTTTAAGCTTCCagctttcaatttatttatgtgctttttattctgtttctctattttcatgttttctctAATTCTTACTGAACTTATTACTTGTGAAGTCCTCTTAAGCAATCTAATCATATGAAAAAGAGTTGTTTAGATGGAGGAAAGTTGAATTTGACAAATTAAAAGTGGTGGTGCATTAAGTGTGATGATCATAGATTGAGCTAAAAGGGTTTATGATCTTGTATGCAAAGGAAGGATGATTCCTTATGAGCATGAGGATTAGAAAGGTATTATGAGATTTCtgactaaaacaaaaaagtcCTTGAACTTgaattgagaaagaaaaaaaaagaaaaagaaaaagaaaaagaaagaaagaaaagaagcagCAAAGAAAAATCAAGATAAAAGATCAAAGGTTGCAAAGCTCTAAGAATCAAGGGTTAAAGAGCCCAAGTTATGTGTATATGGTGTGATTGTCTAAGGATATGGCTTGGGCAATTAGATCCGATGAGTGCTTCATTACCTGGTAACTTGAACCAACTAGTCCGGAATTATCGATCGAAAATCCACCATCAAGAGTTTCTTTGAGATAAAGTATTTAGAAGCCCAAAGAGGCTCTGGACATCAATGGCTAGAAAGTTAAAGCCTTCAACTATATGCTTATAATGCGAATGTATCAAGGAGTGGCTCAGATAATTAGATCtgaggggtgccttatcacccGGTAACTTTGGCCAATTGGCCTGGGATTACCGATCGAACGCCCATTATCAAGAGTTGCCTTGAAAATGTTGCATTTAGAGTTGTCAACCCAAAAAAGCTCTATCTTATAAAGGATTCAAGgatcaatcaaagtttaaaaaaaGGATCTCAGAGTATTATCCGAATCTTAATTCTTAGGAAAACTTCATTCCTAAGAATTCAAGATTCATCAAGAAGGAAGAAAATCCATGACACTCACATGGTTTGCTAAACCCCACTCCTAAGAGGGACATGAGCTTTAAGAATGATTCAATCCCCTTTCATCtaaaataattcttttcttttctgctttcttttgcttaaggacaagcaaaatattaagtttggtattgtgatgtgTTTGCATCTTTATTGTTTTCTCTTCatgatttttgtttaatttgctaAGAATTCTTGTTGAATTAGCAATGATTTCATGATTAATTGAGCATTACTTTGAGTTAGTTGAATTCATTTACTATAGGAGAATTTGGAAGGAAATTGACAAGGATCAAAGAGAAAATAGAGGAAAAGAGCCATCAAATACAAGAAGTACAAGGCACTGGAGTAAACAAAAAGTTCTCTGAATTAAACAAAAAGCTCACTGGACACAAAGTGTTGGAAATCAAGCTTCACGTGCAATTTGGGAGAGAGCAGCATGCCATGCCAAACCAATTAAGCCTCCCAGCGGAATCAGGAACTTCAACGTGGGATGTGGG
The Arachis duranensis cultivar V14167 chromosome 5, aradu.V14167.gnm2.J7QH, whole genome shotgun sequence genome window above contains:
- the LOC107490945 gene encoding transcription factor MYB35-like, translating into MVRSQGYDKISVKRGVWSPEEDAKIVAFVSKHGPSNWTSVPKKAGLKRCGKSCRFRWTNYLRPDLKQDTFTSQEEDLIIKLHAAIGSRWFIIAQQLPGRTDNDVKNYWNTKLKKKLSQMGIDPVTHKPFSKLHIQATNSQFLILSHLPRFLVSP